The proteins below are encoded in one region of Leptotrichia sp. oral taxon 218:
- a CDS encoding glutaredoxin domain-containing protein, which translates to MKRIIKFEKNDCNPCAMVSEFLDRKGVEYERINAFDNPEMAMKFKVRTVPTVILMENDAEVKRVMGFKMEELNEMTSEL; encoded by the coding sequence ATGAAAAGAATAATTAAATTTGAAAAAAATGACTGCAATCCGTGTGCGATGGTATCGGAGTTTTTAGATAGAAAAGGTGTAGAATACGAAAGAATAAATGCTTTTGATAATCCTGAAATGGCTATGAAGTTTAAAGTGAGAACAGTTCCAACTGTGATTTTGATGGAAAATGATGCTGAAGTAAAAAGAGTTATGGGATTTAAAATGGAAGAATTAAATGAAATGACTTCGGAATTATAG
- the nrdI gene encoding class Ib ribonucleoside-diphosphate reductase assembly flavoprotein NrdI, producing the protein MIIYYDSKTGNVQRFMEKIKDERPDWEIIKINPDLEAKEDGHFVTFTTKIGEVPETTAEFLKKNSKYIKSISSSGNMNWGVYFAVAADKIKEEYKIPVCMKFELSGTNREVKHFIDYVEKFNK; encoded by the coding sequence ATGATTATATATTATGACTCAAAAACTGGAAATGTTCAAAGATTTATGGAAAAAATAAAAGACGAGAGACCAGATTGGGAAATTATTAAAATTAATCCTGATTTGGAAGCCAAAGAAGATGGACATTTTGTCACATTTACAACAAAAATAGGTGAAGTTCCAGAAACTACAGCTGAATTTTTGAAAAAAAATAGTAAATATATAAAGTCAATTAGTTCCAGCGGAAATATGAACTGGGGAGTATATTTTGCGGTTGCTGCGGACAAAATAAAAGAAGAATATAAAATTCCAGTTTGCATGAAATTTGAATTATCTGGAACAAATAGAGAAGTAAAACATTTTATTGATTATGTTGAAAAATTTAATAAATAA
- the rlmD gene encoding 23S rRNA (uracil(1939)-C(5))-methyltransferase RlmD → MENKEKKILRKGDEIQLKIAGLNTKGRAYGFYGDDENRIFPNINAAEGQIVEGIFVKRRRKYELIRCEIIDFAGRKNAIYDEIARQNGGCNYQYYSYDEQLAIKNSNIEKEVKKIAKYDFTFEEPVRSVEVEKYRNKMEFSYGNAVKDGPMILGLHKQNSFHDIVEVDGLKLMDDNFNKIYIFCNEFSKTTGLDFYHRLDHIGFFRNLVIRKADFTKQILVNMVTTTQIEDEKKLEFQKGLVEGLLALELEKGFKITGILHTFNDNFSDSVVSEREEILFGKRDLEEEILGLKFKISPYSFFQTNSKTVAKLYGKVLDYLDEIEGENIHNSVVFDLFSGTGTIGQIVSKKAKQVYGIELVEEAVEKANENTKLNGIENAHFIAGDVFEKLDEFDKNGIKPDIIILDPPRAGVGEKTLNKLLKYDVKDIIYVSCNPKTFNIDLKVLQENGYELVKMVTVDMFPVTPHMEVVSRLRKI, encoded by the coding sequence ATGGAAAATAAAGAGAAAAAAATTTTAAGAAAAGGTGATGAAATACAGCTGAAAATAGCAGGACTTAATACGAAAGGTCGTGCGTACGGTTTTTATGGAGATGACGAAAATAGGATTTTTCCAAATATAAATGCGGCTGAAGGGCAAATTGTTGAAGGAATTTTTGTGAAGAGAAGAAGAAAGTATGAATTGATTCGATGTGAAATTATTGATTTTGCAGGAAGAAAAAATGCGATTTATGACGAAATTGCTAGACAAAATGGTGGTTGTAACTATCAGTATTATTCATACGATGAGCAACTTGCGATAAAAAATTCTAACATTGAAAAAGAAGTGAAGAAAATTGCAAAATATGATTTTACTTTTGAAGAGCCGGTTAGAAGTGTAGAAGTGGAGAAATATCGAAATAAAATGGAATTTAGTTACGGAAATGCTGTGAAAGATGGGCCTATGATTTTGGGACTTCATAAACAAAACAGTTTTCATGATATTGTTGAAGTAGACGGCTTGAAATTGATGGATGATAACTTTAATAAAATTTATATTTTTTGTAATGAATTTTCAAAAACGACAGGGCTGGATTTTTATCATAGATTGGATCATATTGGCTTTTTTAGGAATTTGGTTATTAGAAAAGCGGATTTTACGAAACAAATTTTAGTAAATATGGTTACGACAACTCAAATTGAAGATGAGAAAAAATTGGAATTTCAAAAAGGTTTAGTTGAAGGATTGTTGGCTTTGGAGCTTGAAAAAGGGTTTAAAATAACAGGAATTTTACATACATTTAATGACAATTTTTCTGATTCGGTTGTTTCTGAAAGAGAGGAAATTCTTTTTGGAAAAAGAGATTTGGAAGAAGAAATTCTAGGATTAAAATTTAAAATTAGTCCGTACAGTTTTTTTCAAACAAATTCAAAAACAGTGGCAAAATTATACGGAAAAGTATTGGATTATTTAGATGAAATTGAAGGGGAAAACATTCATAATTCGGTTGTTTTCGATTTATTCAGTGGAACAGGCACGATTGGGCAAATTGTTTCCAAAAAGGCAAAACAAGTTTATGGAATTGAGCTTGTGGAAGAAGCTGTTGAAAAAGCAAATGAAAATACAAAATTGAATGGTATCGAAAATGCACATTTTATCGCAGGAGATGTTTTTGAAAAATTAGATGAGTTTGATAAAAATGGAATCAAGCCAGATATTATAATTTTGGATCCACCTCGTGCAGGTGTTGGTGAAAAGACGCTTAATAAATTACTGAAATATGATGTGAAGGATATAATTTATGTATCTTGTAATCCAAAAACATTTAATATAGATTTGAAGGTTTTACAGGAAAATGGGTATGAATTAGTGAAAATGGTTACGGTTGATATGTTTCCAGTTACGCCACATATGGAGGTTGTGTCGAGATTGAGAAAGATTTGA